Proteins found in one Zea mays cultivar B73 chromosome 1, Zm-B73-REFERENCE-NAM-5.0, whole genome shotgun sequence genomic segment:
- the LOC100193071 gene encoding Transcription factor RF2a, whose amino-acid sequence MNTTNGHGLMHHHHVQASMAPAQHQKQRPGLPPPAPAPAGAGSHSLHADMCVDDSSAPGRAQALGGLPPRKAHRRSRSDVVPYGYFQPLPPPSPSPKVEAGGWGLASGGGGGAGDDLLNAYMSMEGMDGLNHSDGDSRGSSGMRTNGADSSENESEDYGAGADSQFFLWGDGGKRRRNASGEPAAPPAAAAAAARHARSHSMDSLMGKLSFSANGEPGKFSLDFGGGEFTPAEMKRIMADEKLAEMALADPKRVKRVLANRQSAARSKERRMRYIAELEQKVQILQTEATTLSAQLTLLQRDSAGLATQNNELKFRLQAMEQQAQLRDALNEALTGEVQRLKLGDTASSGNNLPQQVQLRCQNQVAGLHKQQQQQGGEQIPFYQLEQNGAPRNDAPK is encoded by the exons ATGAACACCACGAACGGGCACGGGCTGATGCACCACCACCACGTCCAGGCGTCCATGGCTCCGGCGCAGCACCAGAAGCAGCGGCCGGGACtgccgccgcccgcgcccgcgcccgcggggGCAGGCTCCCACTCTCTGCACGCCGACATGTGCGTGGACGACAGCTCGGCGCCGGGGCGCGCGCAGGCGCTGGGAGGCCTGCCACCGCGCAAGGCGCACCGCAGGTCCCGCAGCGACGTCGTCCCCTACGGGTACTTCCAGCCGCTGCcaccgccgtcgccgtcgcccaaGGTGGAGGCCGGAGGCTGGGGCCtcgccagcggcggcggcggcggcgccggcgaCGACCTGCTCAATGCGTACATGAGCATGGAGGGCATGGACGGGCTGAACCACTCCGACGGGGATAGCCGCGGGAGCAGCGGCATGCGCACCAACGGAGCCGACAGCAGCGAGAACGAGTCCGAGGACTACGGCGCCGGCGCCGACAGCCAGTTCTTCCTCTGGGGCGACGGTGGCAAGAGGAGGAGGAATGCCTCCGGAGAgcccgccgcgccgccggcggcggcggcggcggcggcgaggcacGCCCGGAGCCACTCCATGGACAGCCTCATGgggaagctgagcttctccgccaatGGGGAGCCCGGCAAGTTCAGCCTGGACTTCGGTGGCGGCGAGTTCACCCCGGCCGAGATGAAGCGGATCATGGCCGACGAGAAGCTCGCGGAGATGGCCCTCGCCGACCCCAAGCGCGTGAAGAG GGTTCTCGCCAACAGGCAGTCGGCGGCGCGGTCCAAGGAGCGGAGGATGCGGTACATCGCGGAGCTGGAGCAGAAGGTGCAGATCCTGCAGACGGAGGCCACCACGCTGTCCGCGCAGCTCACTCTGCTACAG CGCGACTCGGCGGGGCTCGCCACGCAGAACAACGAGCTCAAGTTCCGGCTGCAGGCGATGGAGCAGCAGGCGCAGCTGCGCGATG CGCTGAACGAGGCTCTGACAGGCGAAGTCCAGCGCCTGAAGCTCGGCGACACAGCCTCGTCCGGTAATAATCTACCCCAGCAAGTGCAGCTCCGTTGCCAGAACCAGGTGGCGGGGCTGcacaagcagcagcagcagcagggtgGTGAGCAGATACCCTTCTATCAGCTGGAGCAGAACGGCGCGCCGAGGAACGACGCGCCTAAATGA
- the LOC103644753 gene encoding protein ALP1-like gives MDRFVDSNIFLRMAQDMEDEDHELEVATYQHRRRRALNERRYAGSIPGRVRIHRDHISGDARIRADYFCAQPVYTDAQFRRRFRMRRHVFERLVLAVQQVDPYFVQRPNCAGELGLSALQKVVAAVRILAYGVPTDAVDEYVRIGESTAHEALKHFCTAIQTAFGGYYLRKPTPADIARLLQVGESRGFPGMLGSVDCMHWEWRNCPTAWKGMFTGRGKHPTMILEVVASYDLWIWHAYFGMPGSCNDINVLQRSNLFDSHLNGDSPPVSFSVNGHTYNMGYYLADGIYPDWPAFVKTIRHPYDVRTQHFATVQESARKDIERTFGVLQKRWAIVRGPAYGWSPQHIGDIMKTCIILHNMIVEDEGPSFLNTSFDNIGVLADTSHGSISERNEYINNRYDQLHDPVKYNQLQVDLIHHHWARLGSGAA, from the exons ATGGACCGGTTCGTAGATTCCAATATTTTCCTTAGGATGGCACAAGACATGGAAGATGAAGACCATGAGCTCGAGGTTGCGACGTACCAACATCGTAGGCGTCGTGCACTTAACGAGCGTCGGTACGCTGGTTCCATTCCCGGTCGTGTTCGAATCCATCGTGACCATATCAGTGGTGATGCAAGAATCCGAGCCGACTACTTTTGCGCCCAACCGGTTTACACGGATGCACAATTTCGGAGGAG GTTTCGCATGCGTCGCCATGTGTTCGAGCGTCTCGTTCTTGCTGTGCAACAAGTGGATCCGTACTTCGTTCAACGTCCAAACTGTGCCGGTGAGCTAGGCCTATCTGCCCttcagaaagttgttgctgcCGTACGTATCCTTGCATACGGTGTTCCTACGGATGCCGTTGACGAGTACGTACGAATTGGAGAATCTACAGCACATGAGGCTTTGAAACACTTTTGCACTGCCATCCAAACTGCTTTTGGGGGGTACTATCTTAGGAAACCTACTCCTGCTGATATCGCTAGGCTTCTCCAAGTTGGAGAATCACGCGGCTTCCCTGGTATGCTTGGTAGTGTggattgcatgcattgggagtggcgtaACTGCCCAACTGCATGGAAGGGGATGTTTACCGGTCGCGGTAAACACCCTACAATGATCCTCGAAGTTGTTGCCTCATATGACTTATGGATTTGGCATGCATACTTCGGCATGCCCGGTAGCTGTAACGACATCAATGTTCTTCAGCGTTCAAACCTGTTCGATTCACATCTTAATGGTGATAGTCCACCAGTGAGTTTCTCCGTCAATGGACACACCTACAACATGGGATATTACCTAGCAGATGGTATTTATCCGGACTGGCCAGCGTTTGTCAAGACAATCCGTCATCCGTATGATGTGAGGACTCAACATTTTGCCACTGTTCAAGAGTCTGCTAGAAAAGACATTGAACGAACATTTGGAGTACTACAGAAGCGATGGGCCATAGTTCGTGGTCCTGCATATGGTTGGTCTCCACAACACATTGGAGATATCATGAAAACATGCATCATATTGCACAATATGATCGTAGAAGATGAAGGACCTTCGTTTTTGAACACAAGCTTCGACAACATCGGAGTTTTGGCGGATACTAGTCATGGTTCCATTTCTGAGCGCAATGAGTACATCAACAACAGGTACGACCAACTACATGATCCAGTCAAATATAATCAGTTGCAGGTTGATCTAatccaccaccactgggcgcggcTTGGATCCGGAGCTGCTTAA